One Cervus canadensis isolate Bull #8, Minnesota chromosome 1, ASM1932006v1, whole genome shotgun sequence genomic window carries:
- the CRYBA4 gene encoding beta-crystallin A4: MFSGSVSEMSGMSLQCTKSAGHWKIVVWDEEGFQGRRHEFTAECPSVLELGFETVRSLKVLSGAWVGFEHAGFQGQQYVLERGEYPSWDAWSGNTSYPAERLTSFRPVACANHRDSRLTIFEQENFLGRKGDLSDDYPSLQAMGWDGNEVGSFHVHSGAWVCSQFPGYRGFQYVLECDHHSGDYKHFREWGSHAQTFQVQSIRRIQQ, from the exons ATGTTCTCTGGGTCCGTCTCG GAAATGAGCGGCATGTCTCTGCAGTGCACCAAGTCGGCGGGACACTGGAAG ATCGTGGTGTGGGATGAGGAGGGCTTCCAGGGCCGGCGGCATGAGTTCACGGCTGAGTGCCCCAGCGTGCTGGAGCTTGGCTTCGAGACTGTTCGATCTTTGAAAGTGCTGAGTGGCGC GTGGGTGGGTTTTGAGCACGCCGGCTTCCAAGGGCAGCAGTATGTGCTGGAGCGGGGCGAGTACCCATCCTGGGACGCCTGGAGCGGCAACACGTCCTACCCCGCCGAGCGGCTCACCTCCTTCCGGCCCGTGGCCTGCGCC AACCACCGTGACTCGAGGCTGACCATCTTCGAGCAGGAGAACTTCCTGGGCAGGAAAGGAGACCTGAGTGATGACTACCCCTCCCTGCAGGCCATGGGCTGGGATGGCAATGAAGTGGGCTCCTTCCACGTCCACTCGGGGGC ctGGGTCTGCTCCCAGTTTCCTGGCTATCGAGGTTTTCAGTACGTGCTGGAGTGTGACCACCACTCAGGCGACTACAAGCACTTCCGGGAGTGGGGCTCTCACGCCCAGACCTTCCAGGTGCAGAGCATCCGAAGGATCCAGCAGTGA